One window from the genome of Roseomonas haemaphysalidis encodes:
- the pcaG gene encoding protocatechuate 3,4-dioxygenase subunit alpha: MTDTAPTPDLVPASASQTAGPYWHLIDFPEWADTTRHFAGSLPAGERIVLTGTVTDGGGELVRDALVEIWHADPQGHYPIGAGDFQGYGRCATDKAGRFRFVTLKPGAVRGPGNTTQAPHVALAVFARGILYHLSTRLYFADEPLNDTDPVLSSIPAERRDTVLAKQTAASTWTLDLVLQGDNETVWMDV, from the coding sequence ATGACTGACACCGCCCCCACCCCCGACCTGGTACCCGCCTCCGCCAGCCAGACCGCCGGGCCCTACTGGCACCTGATCGACTTTCCCGAATGGGCCGACACCACGCGCCACTTCGCCGGCAGCCTGCCTGCGGGCGAGCGCATCGTGCTCACCGGCACCGTGACGGATGGCGGCGGCGAGCTGGTGCGCGACGCGCTGGTGGAGATCTGGCACGCCGACCCGCAGGGGCACTACCCCATCGGCGCCGGGGACTTCCAGGGCTATGGCCGCTGCGCGACGGACAAGGCGGGGCGGTTCCGCTTTGTCACGCTGAAGCCTGGCGCGGTGCGCGGGCCGGGCAACACCACCCAGGCGCCGCATGTGGCGCTGGCGGTCTTCGCGCGCGGCATCCTGTATCACCTCAGCACGCGGCTGTACTTCGCCGACGAGCCGCTGAACGATACAGACCCCGTGCTGAGCAGCATCCCGGCCGAGCGCCGCGACACGGTTCTCGCGAAGCAGACGGCCGCCAGCACCTGGACCCTCGACCTCGTGCTCCAGGGCGACAACGAAACCGTCTGGATGGACGTGTAG
- the pcaH gene encoding protocatechuate 3,4-dioxygenase subunit beta, with translation MSEHQGYRRFDAATQPPNAAPDYGSTRLRAPSRPLLRIPHTLTESTAPRFAAGRFPATADLTAYADGSGHAMGERIIVAGRVLDEHGRPVPHAMVEVWQANAAGRYNHEGDQHDAPLDPNFRGNGRVFTDADGWYRFTTVKPGAYPWRNHHNAWRPNHIHFSLFGAGLAQRLITQMYFPGDPLLALDPIFNTIPDAAARDRLIAKFDLNITEPEQALGFRFDVVLRGSLETPMEDGHHHD, from the coding sequence ATGAGCGAGCACCAGGGATACCGCCGGTTCGACGCAGCAACGCAGCCGCCCAACGCCGCGCCCGACTACGGCAGCACGCGGTTGCGCGCGCCGTCGCGGCCGCTGCTGCGCATTCCTCACACCCTGACCGAGTCCACCGCGCCCCGCTTCGCCGCCGGTCGCTTTCCGGCCACCGCCGACCTGACCGCCTATGCCGATGGCTCCGGCCACGCCATGGGCGAGCGCATCATCGTCGCCGGCCGCGTGCTGGACGAGCACGGCCGCCCCGTGCCCCACGCCATGGTGGAAGTCTGGCAGGCCAATGCGGCGGGCCGCTACAACCACGAGGGCGACCAGCACGACGCGCCGCTCGACCCCAACTTCCGCGGCAACGGCCGCGTCTTCACCGACGCCGACGGCTGGTACCGATTCACCACCGTCAAGCCCGGCGCCTACCCCTGGCGCAACCACCACAATGCCTGGCGCCCCAACCACATCCATTTCAGCCTGTTCGGCGCCGGCCTCGCCCAGCGGCTGATCACCCAGATGTACTTTCCCGGCGACCCCCTGCTCGCCCTCGACCCCATCTTCAACACCATCCCCGACGCGGCCGCCCGCGACCGGCTGATCGCGAAGTTCGACCTCAACATCACGGAACCGGAGCAGGCGCTGGGCTTCCGCTTCGACGTGGTGCTGCGCGGCAGCCTGGAAACGCCCATGGAGGACGGCCACCACCATGACTGA
- a CDS encoding Bug family tripartite tricarboxylate transporter substrate binding protein has translation MNRRQFGTAALATLATGLASRAFAQTAGAYPDRPVTLVVSWAPGGSTDFVGRLLAQQMSKELGQQVVVENRAGASGTIGHLYVSRARPDGYTLLMGVNSTYAMATHLFPQKGYDDARGFTPVGRIAETPIFLCVRPALGVKSVQELIARAKAQPGKLSYASSGAGSSAHLATELFLKMAGIDVLNVTYRGGAPAVQALLAGEVQMAFVDAVTALPLISSKEAIAIGVSSLERNPLTPDVPTIAEQGLPGFECSSQFALLAPAGTPEPIIGKLHAALVAAMKDETVLARLRQASNFPTVGTPAEFGPYLAAESAKWGEVIRTRGITAE, from the coding sequence ATGAACCGCCGCCAATTCGGCACCGCCGCCCTTGCCACGCTCGCCACCGGCCTGGCTTCGCGCGCCTTCGCGCAGACCGCCGGCGCTTATCCCGACCGGCCTGTGACGCTGGTCGTGTCCTGGGCCCCCGGCGGCTCCACCGACTTTGTCGGCCGCCTGCTGGCGCAGCAGATGAGCAAGGAGCTGGGCCAGCAGGTGGTGGTGGAGAACCGCGCCGGCGCGTCCGGCACCATCGGCCATCTCTACGTTTCCCGCGCGCGGCCGGATGGCTACACGCTGCTGATGGGCGTCAACTCCACCTACGCCATGGCCACCCACCTGTTTCCCCAGAAGGGCTACGACGACGCCCGCGGCTTCACCCCCGTCGGCCGCATCGCCGAAACGCCGATCTTCCTGTGCGTGCGCCCGGCGCTGGGCGTGAAGTCGGTGCAGGAGCTGATCGCCCGCGCCAAGGCGCAGCCGGGCAAGCTGAGCTACGCCTCCTCCGGCGCCGGCTCCTCCGCGCATCTGGCGACGGAGCTGTTCTTGAAGATGGCGGGCATCGACGTGCTGAACGTCACCTACCGCGGCGGCGCCCCCGCCGTGCAGGCGCTGCTGGCGGGCGAGGTGCAGATGGCCTTCGTGGACGCCGTCACCGCCTTGCCGCTGATCTCCTCCAAGGAAGCCATCGCCATCGGCGTGAGCAGCCTGGAGCGCAACCCGCTGACCCCCGACGTGCCGACCATCGCGGAACAGGGGCTGCCGGGCTTCGAGTGCTCCTCGCAGTTCGCGCTGCTGGCGCCGGCCGGCACGCCGGAGCCGATCATCGGCAAGCTGCACGCCGCGCTGGTGGCCGCCATGAAGGACGAGACCGTGCTGGCCCGCCTGCGCCAGGCGTCCAACTTTCCGACCGTCGGCACGCCGGCCGAGTTCGGCCCCTACCTCGCGGCGGAAAGCGCCAAGTGGGGCGAGGTGATCCGCACCCGCGGCATCACCGCCGAGTGA
- a CDS encoding error-prone DNA polymerase translates to MSDGYAELGAMSNFSFLEGASHPQELVLTARLLGHAAIGIADRNSMAGVVRALAASEHKDIRLRFVPGCRVMLEDGQEYLVWPSDRAAYGRLTRLLSDARMVAEKGQERISRDALLAAAEGQVMALLAPEAPDESFALRLRQDARALRRTALPLFCATHHRYGGDDRRRLRLLAGMAGTAGARLLAAGGVRFHVVERRRLADVLAAIRHGCTIDNLGLRAQQNAEAYLKPPAEMLRLFRGHEDAVAASLDVVRACGFSLRELRYEYPDEILEPGRSPQQTLEDRVARAAALQWPGGVPEKVARQLAHELALIGRLDYAPYFLTVHEIVRFAQAQGILCQGRGSAANSAVCYALGITAVPPDKHDLLFERFISEARDEPPDIDVDFEHERREEVIQHIYARYGRERAAICATLIRFRSRSAIREVGKAMGLSEDITARLARGTWHYGQDDWNDVAREQGLDPEADPRLAMTLDLAEELHGFPRHLATHVGGFVITRGRLTELAVVTKAAMADRHTLEWDKDDIEVLRMLKVDVLGLGMLSCLRRGLVLLEQHGGPALGLKQIPQDDAATYKMLSRGESLGVFQVESRAQMNMLPRMRPREFYDLVIEVAIVRPGPIQGDMVHPYLRRRNGEEKPTYPSPALEAVLKRTLGVPLFQEQAMQIAIVGAGFTPAQADELRRAMATFRHTGEVPLLREPFLNGMQRHGYPRDFAERCFKQIEGFGSYGFPESHASSFAQLVYSSAWLKRHHPAVFACALLNSQPMGFYSPAQIVREAGREGVAVRPVDVLASDWDCTLERQDDGRLALRLGLRLVDGLGEPAARSLVDARRGGDHGLEALVRRARLDRRAVEALAAADAFRGLGLARRRALWAAAGQERGAPAPLPLFAAAEAAPHLPEATAGEDTVLDYGATGLTLRHHPLALLRPRLAAMGLVDSRALDRGRQGSLVKLGGLVLVRQRPGSAKGVVFFTLEDEFGTVNLVLYPDITEANRAAVLAARLLLVEGRLERLDAPAAEVPVLHVIARRLRDRSDLLDGLHRMGGPGLQPPLARADEVSRGVSHTVRHTSRDWH, encoded by the coding sequence GTGAGCGACGGCTATGCCGAGCTGGGCGCGATGTCGAACTTCTCCTTTCTGGAAGGCGCCTCGCATCCGCAGGAACTGGTGCTGACGGCCAGGCTGCTGGGGCACGCGGCCATCGGCATCGCCGACCGCAATTCCATGGCCGGCGTGGTGCGCGCCCTGGCGGCCAGCGAGCACAAGGACATCCGCCTGCGCTTCGTGCCCGGTTGCCGCGTGATGCTGGAGGACGGGCAGGAATACCTGGTCTGGCCATCCGACCGCGCCGCCTATGGCCGGCTGACGCGGCTGCTGTCGGATGCGCGCATGGTGGCGGAAAAGGGCCAGGAACGCATTTCGCGCGACGCGCTGCTGGCCGCCGCCGAGGGACAGGTGATGGCGCTGCTGGCGCCGGAAGCACCCGATGAAAGCTTCGCGCTGCGGCTGCGGCAGGATGCGCGCGCGCTGCGCCGCACCGCCCTGCCGCTGTTCTGCGCCACGCACCACCGCTACGGCGGCGACGACCGGCGGCGGCTGCGGCTGCTGGCCGGCATGGCGGGCACGGCGGGCGCGCGGCTGCTGGCGGCGGGCGGCGTGCGCTTCCATGTGGTGGAGCGCCGGCGGCTGGCGGACGTGCTGGCCGCCATCCGCCATGGCTGCACCATCGACAACCTGGGCCTGCGCGCGCAGCAGAACGCCGAGGCCTATCTGAAGCCGCCGGCCGAGATGCTGCGGCTGTTCCGCGGGCACGAGGACGCGGTGGCCGCCAGCCTGGACGTGGTGCGCGCCTGCGGCTTCAGCCTGCGCGAGCTGCGCTACGAATACCCGGATGAGATCCTGGAACCCGGCCGCTCGCCGCAACAGACTTTGGAAGACCGCGTGGCGCGCGCCGCGGCGCTGCAATGGCCGGGCGGTGTGCCGGAGAAGGTGGCGCGACAGCTGGCGCATGAGCTGGCGCTGATCGGCCGGCTGGATTACGCGCCGTATTTCCTGACGGTGCATGAGATCGTCCGCTTCGCGCAGGCGCAGGGCATCCTGTGCCAGGGGCGCGGCTCGGCGGCAAATTCCGCGGTGTGCTACGCGCTGGGCATCACCGCCGTGCCGCCCGACAAGCACGACCTGCTGTTCGAGCGCTTCATCAGCGAGGCGCGCGACGAGCCGCCCGACATCGACGTGGATTTCGAGCACGAGCGGCGCGAGGAGGTGATCCAGCACATCTATGCCCGCTACGGCCGCGAGCGCGCGGCGATCTGCGCCACGCTGATCCGCTTCCGCTCGCGCAGCGCCATCCGCGAGGTGGGCAAGGCGATGGGCCTGTCGGAGGATATCACCGCCCGTCTGGCGCGCGGCACCTGGCACTATGGCCAGGACGACTGGAACGACGTGGCGCGCGAGCAGGGGCTGGACCCGGAAGCCGACCCGCGCCTGGCGATGACGCTGGACCTGGCCGAGGAGCTGCACGGCTTTCCGCGGCATCTCGCCACGCATGTGGGTGGCTTCGTCATCACGCGGGGGCGGCTCACGGAACTCGCGGTGGTCACCAAGGCGGCGATGGCGGACCGCCACACGCTGGAATGGGACAAGGACGACATCGAGGTGTTGCGCATGCTGAAGGTCGATGTGCTCGGCCTCGGCATGCTGAGCTGCCTGCGGCGCGGGCTGGTGCTGCTGGAACAGCATGGCGGGCCGGCGCTGGGGCTGAAGCAGATCCCGCAGGATGACGCGGCGACCTACAAGATGCTGTCGCGCGGCGAAAGCCTCGGCGTGTTCCAGGTGGAAAGCCGGGCGCAGATGAACATGCTGCCGCGCATGCGGCCGCGCGAATTCTATGACCTGGTCATCGAGGTCGCGATTGTGCGGCCGGGTCCGATCCAGGGCGACATGGTGCACCCCTACCTCAGGCGCCGGAACGGCGAGGAAAAGCCCACCTACCCCAGCCCGGCGCTGGAGGCCGTGCTGAAGCGCACCCTGGGCGTGCCGCTGTTCCAGGAGCAGGCGATGCAGATCGCCATCGTGGGCGCCGGCTTCACCCCCGCGCAGGCGGACGAGCTGCGCCGCGCTATGGCCACCTTCCGCCACACCGGCGAGGTGCCGCTGCTGCGCGAGCCTTTTCTGAACGGCATGCAGCGCCACGGTTACCCGCGCGACTTCGCCGAGCGCTGCTTCAAGCAGATCGAGGGCTTCGGCTCCTACGGCTTTCCGGAAAGCCATGCCTCGTCCTTCGCGCAGCTCGTGTATTCCTCCGCTTGGCTGAAGCGGCACCACCCGGCGGTCTTCGCCTGCGCGCTGCTGAACAGCCAGCCCATGGGCTTCTATTCGCCCGCGCAGATCGTGCGCGAGGCAGGGCGCGAAGGCGTGGCGGTGCGCCCGGTGGACGTGCTGGCCAGCGACTGGGACTGCACGCTGGAGCGGCAGGACGACGGCCGGCTGGCGCTGCGCCTCGGGCTGCGGCTGGTGGACGGGCTGGGGGAACCGGCGGCGCGGTCGCTGGTCGACGCGCGCCGGGGGGGCGACCATGGCCTGGAAGCGCTGGTGCGCCGCGCCAGGCTGGACCGCCGCGCGGTGGAGGCGCTGGCGGCGGCGGATGCCTTTCGCGGCCTTGGCCTTGCGCGGCGGCGGGCGCTGTGGGCGGCGGCGGGGCAGGAACGCGGCGCCCCCGCCCCCCTGCCCCTGTTCGCCGCCGCCGAGGCCGCGCCGCACCTGCCCGAGGCCACGGCGGGCGAGGACACGGTGCTGGACTATGGCGCCACGGGCCTGACGCTGCGCCACCACCCGCTGGCGCTGCTGCGCCCGCGGCTGGCGGCCATGGGGCTGGTGGACAGCCGCGCACTGGACCGGGGGCGGCAAGGCAGCCTGGTCAAGCTGGGTGGGCTGGTGCTGGTGCGCCAGCGCCCGGGCAGCGCCAAGGGCGTGGTGTTCTTCACGCTGGAAGACGAGTTCGGCACCGTGAACCTGGTGCTTTACCCGGACATCACGGAAGCCAACCGCGCCGCCGTGCTGGCCGCGCGGCTGCTGCTGGTGGAAGGCCGGCTGGAACGGCTGGACGCGCCGGCGGCGGAGGTGCCGGTGCTGCACGTGATCGCGCGCCGGCTGCGGGACCGCTCGGATTTGCTGGACGGACTGCACCGCATGGGCGGCCCCGGGCTGCAGCCGCCGCTGGCGCGGGCGGACGAGGTGTCACGCGGCGTGTCCCACACCGTGCGGCATACCAGCCGCGACTGGCACTGA
- the pcaD gene encoding 3-oxoadipate enol-lactonase codes for MFIDVHGLNVHVQVDGPPGAEPLLLLHSLGTSLHVWDEQARVLARQFRVIRPDMRGHGLSATTPGPYAIDALARDALGVLDALGVERAHVAGISIGGLIAQSLAAQAPGRVMRLALVDTALALPPAQGWRDRAALVRAEGMRAVEEAVIARWVTPASLSSPGAAGLRAMLLRTDPEGYAACAEAIAAADLTDSSRALRLRTLVLVGDGDMATPVASAEALRDAIPGAVLHVIADAAHIPTVERPEAVTALLQGFLSPDAVTDPFEAGMAVRKAVLGAAHVERAAAGITALDAPFQDHITRAVWGGIWTRPGLPRHTRSLLTLAMMAALGREGEFVLHVRATRNTGVTPEELSEVLLQVGAYAGVPAANHALKLAKQTLEEMAKS; via the coding sequence ATGTTCATCGACGTCCATGGCCTGAACGTGCACGTGCAGGTCGACGGCCCCCCGGGTGCGGAGCCGCTGCTGCTGCTGCATTCGCTGGGCACCAGCCTGCATGTGTGGGACGAGCAGGCGCGCGTGCTGGCGCGCCAGTTCCGCGTCATCCGCCCCGACATGCGCGGCCACGGCCTTTCCGCCACCACCCCCGGCCCCTACGCGATCGATGCCCTGGCGCGCGACGCGCTGGGGGTGCTGGACGCGCTGGGCGTGGAGCGGGCGCACGTGGCCGGCATCTCCATCGGCGGGCTGATCGCGCAGTCGCTGGCGGCGCAGGCGCCGGGGCGCGTGATGCGGCTGGCGCTGGTGGACACCGCGCTGGCGCTGCCGCCGGCGCAGGGCTGGCGGGACCGCGCGGCGCTGGTGCGGGCCGAGGGCATGCGCGCGGTGGAGGAGGCGGTGATCGCCCGCTGGGTGACGCCGGCCTCCCTGTCCTCGCCCGGCGCGGCGGGGCTGCGCGCCATGCTGCTGCGCACCGACCCCGAGGGCTATGCCGCCTGCGCCGAGGCCATCGCCGCCGCCGACCTGACGGACAGCAGCCGGGCGCTGCGGCTGCGCACCCTAGTGCTGGTGGGCGACGGCGACATGGCCACGCCCGTCGCCTCCGCCGAGGCGCTGCGCGATGCCATCCCCGGCGCCGTGCTGCACGTGATCGCCGATGCCGCGCATATTCCCACCGTGGAGCGGCCGGAGGCGGTGACGGCGCTGCTGCAGGGCTTTCTGTCGCCCGACGCCGTGACCGACCCCTTCGAGGCCGGCATGGCGGTGCGCAAGGCCGTGCTGGGTGCCGCGCATGTGGAGCGCGCGGCGGCTGGCATCACGGCGCTAGACGCGCCGTTCCAGGACCACATCACCCGCGCGGTATGGGGCGGCATCTGGACGCGCCCGGGCCTGCCGCGCCACACGCGCTCGCTGCTGACGCTGGCGATGATGGCCGCGCTGGGGCGGGAAGGCGAGTTCGTGCTACACGTGCGCGCCACGCGCAACACCGGCGTGACGCCGGAGGAACTCTCCGAGGTGCTGCTGCAGGTGGGCGCCTATGCCGGCGTGCCGGCGGCCAACCACGCGCTGAAGCTGGCCAAGCAAACGCTGGAGGAAATGGCAAAGTCATGA
- the pcaB gene encoding 3-carboxy-cis,cis-muconate cycloisomerase has protein sequence MSVNPADGAVLGVLYGTDAMRAAVGERALLSRMLDVEAALARAEARLGIVPEAAAQAITAAARFEMLDLPALAVSTRNTGYPVVGLVRQLSAAAGEDAGRWTHWGATTQDVVDSATVLMIRDALALIEPALERLCDALLARAQQHRGTVMAGRTHLQHALPVTFGYKCAVWASPLLTMRERLAQLKPRVLRVQFGGAVGTLASLGDRGTAVMAELARELNLNEPDLPWHVSHDGFAELVSWCGLLCGALSKFATDFMLLMQTEVAEVAEPHAPGRGGSSTMPQKRNPIACEYVLAQARGVHALVPQMLAAMAHDHERGTGPWQAEPLALPQALLLTHGALDQALTVAEGMTVDAARMRRNLDSTGGLIVAEAVMMGLAPVLGRGAAHDAVHHACDVALEEGIPLAAALARDSAVTDRLDADAIARLTDPSNYLGSTGVFIDRVLRRRA, from the coding sequence ATGAGCGTGAACCCCGCCGACGGCGCCGTGCTGGGCGTGCTGTACGGCACCGACGCCATGCGCGCCGCCGTGGGCGAGCGCGCGCTGCTGTCGCGCATGCTGGACGTGGAGGCCGCACTGGCGCGGGCCGAGGCGCGGCTCGGCATCGTGCCGGAAGCGGCGGCGCAGGCCATCACCGCCGCCGCGCGCTTCGAGATGCTGGACCTGCCGGCGCTGGCGGTTTCCACCCGCAACACCGGCTACCCGGTGGTCGGGCTGGTCAGGCAGTTGTCCGCCGCCGCCGGCGAGGATGCCGGGCGCTGGACGCATTGGGGCGCCACCACGCAGGACGTGGTGGACAGCGCCACGGTGCTGATGATCCGCGATGCGCTGGCGCTGATCGAACCGGCGCTGGAGCGGCTGTGCGACGCGCTGCTGGCACGCGCGCAGCAACACCGCGGCACCGTCATGGCCGGGCGCACCCACCTGCAGCACGCGTTGCCGGTGACCTTCGGCTACAAATGCGCCGTCTGGGCCTCGCCGCTGCTGACGATGCGCGAGCGGCTGGCGCAGCTGAAGCCGCGCGTGCTGCGCGTGCAGTTCGGCGGCGCGGTGGGCACCCTGGCCTCGCTCGGCGACCGTGGCACGGCGGTGATGGCCGAGCTGGCGCGCGAGCTGAACCTGAACGAGCCAGACCTACCATGGCACGTTTCGCATGACGGCTTCGCGGAGCTGGTGTCCTGGTGCGGGCTGCTGTGCGGTGCGTTGAGCAAGTTCGCCACCGATTTCATGCTGCTGATGCAGACGGAAGTGGCCGAGGTGGCCGAGCCGCACGCGCCCGGGCGCGGCGGCTCCTCCACCATGCCGCAGAAGCGCAACCCGATCGCCTGCGAATACGTCCTGGCGCAGGCGCGCGGCGTGCACGCGCTGGTGCCGCAGATGCTGGCCGCCATGGCGCATGACCATGAGCGCGGCACCGGCCCCTGGCAGGCCGAGCCGCTGGCGCTCCCCCAGGCGCTGCTGCTGACCCACGGCGCGCTGGACCAGGCGCTGACGGTGGCGGAAGGCATGACGGTGGATGCCGCGCGGATGCGCCGCAACCTGGACTCCACCGGCGGGCTGATCGTGGCCGAGGCGGTGATGATGGGCCTCGCCCCCGTGCTGGGGCGCGGGGCCGCGCATGACGCCGTGCACCATGCCTGCGACGTGGCGCTGGAGGAAGGCATCCCGCTGGCGGCGGCGCTGGCGCGCGACAGCGCCGTGACGGACCGCCTGGACGCCGATGCCATCGCGCGGCTGACGGACCCTTCCAACTATCTCGGCAGCACCGGCGTTTTCATCGACCGCGTGCTGCGCCGCCGCGCCTGA
- a CDS encoding TetR/AcrR family transcriptional regulator, translated as MTRHAAGGATARPPRGISRVLTMEAATMDHEGARGTPDDDAPIAARPRDADRTRQEILAVAREEFAEHGLSGARVDAIAARTQTSKRMIYYYFGSKDGLYLEVLGQAYAGIRALERQLDLQSLSPSDAIRRMAEFTVDYHDAHPDFVRLVSIENIHHGRYIAQSEIIRNLNSTVIAMLGDILERGRAEGLFRADADPVDVHMLMSSLSFYRVSNRHTFGRLFDRDLTGEALKQRHKQMLADAVLGFLTTRTPTG; from the coding sequence GTGACGCGCCACGCGGCGGGCGGCGCGACAGCCCGCCCGCCGCGTGGTATCTCCCGCGTCCTGACCATGGAGGCCGCGACGATGGACCACGAGGGGGCGCGCGGCACGCCGGACGACGACGCGCCCATCGCCGCCCGCCCGCGCGACGCGGACCGCACGCGCCAGGAGATCCTGGCCGTGGCGCGCGAGGAATTCGCCGAACACGGCCTGAGCGGCGCGCGGGTGGATGCCATCGCGGCGCGCACCCAGACCTCCAAGCGGATGATCTACTACTACTTCGGCAGCAAGGACGGGCTGTACCTGGAGGTGCTGGGGCAGGCCTATGCCGGCATCCGCGCGCTGGAGCGGCAGCTCGACCTGCAATCCCTGTCGCCATCCGACGCCATCCGCCGCATGGCGGAATTCACCGTGGACTACCACGACGCGCACCCGGACTTCGTGCGGCTCGTCAGCATCGAGAACATCCACCACGGCCGCTACATCGCGCAGTCCGAAATCATCCGGAACCTGAACAGCACCGTGATCGCCATGCTGGGGGATATCCTGGAGCGCGGCCGCGCCGAGGGGCTGTTCCGGGCGGATGCCGACCCGGTGGACGTGCACATGCTGATGAGCTCGCTGAGCTTCTACCGCGTGTCCAACCGCCACACCTTCGGCCGGCTGTTCGACCGTGACCTGACGGGCGAGGCGCTGAAGCAGCGCCACAAGCAGATGCTGGCCGACGCCGTGCTGGGCTTCCTGACCACCCGGACCCCCACCGGCTGA
- a CDS encoding shikimate dehydrogenase yields MPSTAMPRRPQLLLGLIGAGIQLSRTPAMHEAEGAAQGLNTLYRLIDLNELRLGPDALPDLLLAAERMGFAGLNITYPCKQAVIPHLHELSEAARALGAVNTVVLRDGRRIGHNTDAPGFAEGFRRQLPDVLLGRAVQMGAGGAGSAVAHAALEMGVQQLAVFDPDAGRAAGLAAALCGHFGAGRAVAGGDLAAAMAAADGVINATPLGTAQHPGMAVPAALLRPSLWVAEIVYFPLETELLRTARALGCRTAHGGGMAVFQAVEAFRHFTGLAPDAARMTDTFLSFDR; encoded by the coding sequence ATGCCCAGCACCGCCATGCCCCGCCGCCCGCAGCTGCTGCTGGGGCTGATCGGCGCCGGCATCCAGCTGTCCCGCACCCCCGCGATGCACGAGGCCGAGGGCGCGGCGCAGGGCCTCAACACGCTGTACCGGCTGATCGACCTGAACGAGCTTCGGCTTGGGCCGGACGCGCTGCCCGACCTGCTGCTGGCGGCCGAGCGCATGGGCTTCGCCGGCCTCAACATCACCTACCCCTGCAAGCAGGCGGTGATCCCGCACCTGCACGAACTGTCCGAGGCCGCGCGGGCGCTGGGCGCCGTCAACACCGTGGTGCTGCGCGATGGCCGGCGGATCGGCCACAACACGGACGCGCCGGGCTTCGCCGAGGGCTTCCGCCGGCAGTTGCCGGACGTGCTGCTGGGGCGTGCCGTGCAGATGGGCGCGGGCGGCGCGGGCTCGGCCGTAGCGCATGCGGCGCTGGAGATGGGCGTGCAGCAGCTTGCCGTGTTCGACCCCGATGCCGGGCGCGCCGCCGGGCTGGCCGCGGCGCTGTGCGGGCATTTCGGGGCCGGGCGCGCCGTGGCGGGCGGCGACCTCGCGGCCGCCATGGCCGCCGCCGACGGCGTGATCAACGCCACGCCCCTGGGCACCGCGCAGCACCCGGGCATGGCGGTGCCGGCGGCGCTGCTGCGCCCCTCGCTTTGGGTGGCGGAGATCGTATACTTCCCGCTGGAAACGGAGCTGCTGCGCACCGCCCGCGCCCTGGGCTGCCGCACCGCGCATGGCGGCGGCATGGCGGTGTTCCAGGCGGTCGAGGCGTTTCGGCATTTCACCGGCCTGGCGCCGGATGCGGCGCGGATGACAGACACCTTCCTGTCCTTCGACCGCTGA